The Nocardioides campestrisoli genome includes a window with the following:
- a CDS encoding NAD-dependent epimerase/dehydratase family protein has product MRVLVLGGTRFVGRALVEEALRRGDEVTVVNRGTAAPPEGARTLQADRRVPGSLGAAFDEADAEWDAVVDTWSAEPAVVRDAVRVLRGRVDHYGYVSSRSVYRWPLPVGLDESAPVVDSDPASTDQSDYAAAKRGGELAVLDGFGDRCLLARAGLILGPYEDVGRLPWWLDRIARGGRVPAPGPAERPLQYVDARDLGRWMLDAADRGVTGAFNTVSRPGHATMGSLLEACRTAIGADGPDRTVADLAWLSPEAVAKAGATGWADLPIWVPPTGELAGLHDGDVAAAYAAGLTCRPVEETVADTWRWLRTEGGLPSRADRPPLGLTPEVEAALAAAAR; this is encoded by the coding sequence ATGAGGGTCCTGGTGCTGGGTGGGACGAGGTTCGTCGGACGCGCTCTCGTCGAGGAGGCGCTTCGTCGCGGCGACGAGGTGACCGTGGTCAACCGCGGGACCGCTGCGCCACCCGAGGGGGCCCGGACGCTCCAGGCCGACCGCCGGGTCCCCGGCTCGCTCGGCGCCGCCTTCGACGAGGCCGACGCCGAGTGGGACGCCGTCGTGGACACCTGGTCCGCGGAGCCCGCGGTAGTCCGCGACGCCGTCCGGGTGCTGAGGGGTCGGGTGGACCACTACGGCTACGTCTCCAGCCGCTCGGTCTACCGGTGGCCGCTCCCGGTCGGCCTCGACGAGAGCGCCCCGGTGGTCGACAGCGACCCGGCGAGCACCGACCAGTCCGACTACGCGGCCGCCAAGCGGGGCGGTGAGCTCGCGGTGCTCGACGGCTTCGGCGACCGGTGCCTGCTGGCCCGCGCCGGCCTCATCCTCGGCCCGTACGAGGACGTGGGCCGGCTGCCCTGGTGGCTGGACCGGATCGCGCGCGGCGGGCGGGTGCCCGCGCCGGGTCCGGCCGAGCGCCCCCTCCAGTACGTCGACGCGCGCGACCTGGGGCGGTGGATGCTCGACGCCGCCGACCGCGGGGTGACCGGGGCGTTCAACACGGTGAGCCGGCCCGGTCACGCCACCATGGGCAGCCTGCTCGAGGCCTGCCGCACGGCGATCGGCGCGGACGGACCGGACCGGACGGTCGCCGACCTGGCGTGGCTCTCCCCCGAGGCCGTCGCGAAGGCGGGGGCGACCGGGTGGGCCGACCTGCCGATCTGGGTGCCGCCCACCGGGGAGCTGGCCGGGCTGCACGACGGCGACGTCGCCGCGGCGTACGCCGCCGGGCTCACCTGCCGGCCGGTCGAGGAGACCGTCGCCGACACCTGGCGCTGGCTGCGGACCGAGGGCGGGCTCCCGTCGCGGGCCGACCGGCCGCCGCTGGGGCTGACCCCGGAGGTGGAGGCGGCGCTGGCCGCTGCCGCGCGCTGA
- a CDS encoding excinuclease ABC subunit UvrA, with protein sequence MATPEPDGCVRVRGAREHNLRDVDVDLPRDAIVAFTGVSGSGKSSLAFGTLYAEAQRRYFESVAPYARRLLQQVGVPHVEEITGLPPAVALQQRRGAASSRSTVGTITTLSNLLRILYSRAGDYPDDAEHLAAEAFSPNTAAGACPTCSGLGVVHDVAEELLVPDDSLSIREGAIAAWPGAWQAHNLRRIVKNLGIDVDKPWRELSRRDQEWLLFTDEQPRVLIRPQDKDGGGGRDYMGTFRSARRHVRQVLTGSGSEKMRADMQRFVRSTPCHDCAGSGIRPDALRVTFAGMSIAEANALPLTELVERLRPAAAGHEDDAATRLGGDLVARIEVLLGLGLGYLALGRSSTTLSPGEGQRLRIATQLRSGLFGVVYVLDEPSAGLHPADAEPLLALLDDLKAAGNTLFVVEHDMDVVRRADWVVDIGPGAGEKGGQVLYSGPVAGLESVAESATSEHLFGRAPRLEREPREPSGWLHLVGVSRHNLRDVSLDLPLGAMTAVTGVSGSGKSTLAVQVLGEVVRRHLGMAPLALASDGDDEEEVFTGEVDVREARGVDAFDRLVVVDQKPIGRTPRSNLATYTGLFDAVRKVFAATPLAKERGYGAGRFSFNVAEGRCEKCQGEGFVSVELVFLPSTYAPCPECGGARYNPETLEVTYRDRSIADVLGMPVDEAAVFLADVPAAARGLAALQSVGLGYLRLGQPATELSGGEAQRIKLATELQRANRGHTLYLLDEPTSGLHPSDTALLVRQLHRLVDAGNTVVLVEHDLDTIASADWVVDMGPGGGDAGGQVVATGTPYAVAEAGAGVTAKYLAPRFAR encoded by the coding sequence ATGGCTACTCCTGAACCTGACGGCTGCGTGCGCGTCCGCGGCGCCCGTGAGCACAACCTCCGCGACGTCGACGTCGACCTGCCCCGCGACGCGATCGTCGCCTTCACCGGCGTCTCCGGGTCCGGCAAGTCGTCGCTCGCCTTCGGCACCTTGTACGCCGAGGCGCAGCGCCGCTACTTCGAGTCGGTCGCGCCGTATGCCAGACGCCTGCTCCAGCAGGTCGGCGTCCCGCACGTGGAGGAGATCACCGGGCTGCCGCCGGCGGTGGCGCTCCAGCAGCGGCGCGGCGCGGCGAGCTCGCGGTCCACGGTCGGCACCATCACCACGCTGTCCAACCTGCTGCGCATCCTCTACTCCCGCGCCGGCGACTACCCCGACGACGCGGAGCACCTGGCCGCCGAGGCGTTCTCCCCCAACACCGCGGCCGGGGCGTGCCCGACCTGCTCCGGCCTCGGGGTGGTGCACGACGTCGCCGAGGAGCTGCTCGTCCCGGATGACTCGCTGAGCATCCGCGAGGGCGCGATCGCCGCGTGGCCCGGCGCCTGGCAGGCGCACAACCTGCGGCGGATCGTGAAGAACCTCGGCATCGACGTCGACAAGCCGTGGCGCGAGCTGAGTCGTCGTGACCAGGAGTGGCTGCTCTTCACCGACGAGCAGCCGCGGGTGCTGATCCGCCCGCAGGACAAGGACGGCGGCGGGGGCCGCGACTACATGGGCACCTTCCGCAGCGCCCGGCGGCACGTGCGCCAGGTGCTCACCGGGTCGGGCAGCGAGAAGATGCGCGCCGACATGCAGCGGTTCGTCCGCAGCACGCCGTGCCACGACTGCGCGGGCAGCGGGATCCGGCCCGACGCGCTGCGGGTGACGTTCGCCGGGATGTCGATCGCGGAGGCGAACGCGCTGCCGCTCACCGAGCTGGTGGAGCGGCTGCGCCCTGCGGCCGCCGGGCACGAGGACGACGCCGCCACCCGGCTGGGCGGCGACCTGGTCGCCCGGATCGAGGTGCTGCTCGGGCTGGGGCTGGGCTACCTGGCGCTGGGCCGCAGCTCGACCACGCTGTCGCCGGGCGAGGGGCAGCGGCTGCGGATCGCCACCCAGCTGCGCTCGGGGCTCTTCGGGGTCGTCTACGTGCTCGATGAGCCGTCCGCGGGGCTGCACCCAGCCGACGCCGAGCCGCTGCTCGCGCTGCTCGATGACCTCAAGGCCGCGGGCAACACGCTGTTCGTGGTGGAGCACGACATGGACGTCGTACGCCGTGCCGACTGGGTCGTCGACATCGGCCCGGGCGCCGGGGAGAAGGGCGGTCAGGTGCTCTACTCCGGACCGGTCGCCGGGCTCGAGTCGGTGGCGGAGTCGGCCACCTCGGAGCACCTCTTCGGGCGGGCGCCTCGGCTGGAGAGGGAGCCGCGGGAGCCCTCGGGCTGGCTGCACCTGGTCGGCGTCTCCCGGCACAACCTGCGCGACGTCTCCCTCGACCTGCCGCTCGGCGCGATGACCGCGGTCACCGGGGTGTCGGGCTCGGGCAAGTCGACGCTGGCCGTGCAGGTGCTCGGCGAGGTCGTACGCCGCCACCTCGGGATGGCGCCGCTGGCGCTGGCCTCGGACGGGGACGACGAGGAGGAGGTCTTCACCGGGGAGGTCGACGTACGGGAGGCCCGTGGGGTCGACGCCTTCGACCGGCTGGTGGTGGTCGACCAGAAGCCGATCGGCCGGACGCCGCGGTCGAACCTGGCGACGTACACCGGGCTCTTCGACGCGGTGCGCAAGGTCTTCGCGGCGACGCCGCTGGCCAAGGAGCGGGGGTACGGCGCCGGCCGGTTCTCCTTCAACGTCGCCGAGGGGCGGTGCGAGAAGTGCCAGGGCGAGGGGTTCGTCTCCGTCGAGCTGGTCTTCCTGCCCAGCACCTATGCGCCCTGCCCGGAGTGCGGCGGGGCGCGCTACAACCCCGAGACGCTCGAGGTGACCTACCGGGACCGGAGCATCGCCGACGTGCTCGGGATGCCCGTGGATGAGGCTGCTGTGTTCTTGGCCGACGTCCCCGCCGCCGCACGCGGGCTCGCCGCGCTGCAGTCGGTGGGGCTCGGCTACCTGCGGCTCGGGCAGCCGGCCACCGAGCTCAGCGGCGGGGAGGCGCAGCGGATCAAGCTCGCCACCGAGCTGCAGCGGGCGAACCGCGGCCACACCCTCTACCTGCTCGACGAGCCGACGTCAGGCCTGCACCCGTCCGACACCGCGCTGCTGGTCCGGCAGCTGCACCGGCTGGTGGACGCGGGTAACACCGTGGTGCTGGTCGAGCACGACCTGGACACGATCGCGTCGGCGGACTGGGTGGTGGATATGGGGCCGGGTGGTGGGGACGCCGGGGGGCAGGTGGTGGCGACGGGGACGCCGTACGCCGTGGCGGAAGCCGGGGCGGGGGTCACGGCGAAGTACCTGGCGCCGCGGTTCGCGAGGTGA
- a CDS encoding DUF7255 family protein, with protein sequence MARGDCELAFCAAAAEDGIELTRAKVPWLNQRGHLGLPVGASAAVPVMEEIFSALGGIDVEQAGKRLTALPGDFVHLPTGVFIEVDESQHFTSYRLTTLALYPPATVLGYDLDEYRELCERWVPRSDRYRQAKAAIGFGSGGRQRQRAYHDALRDLVNPAMGHTLIRAAAPDRDGSAAYEAVRSRLRVACGV encoded by the coding sequence ATGGCCAGGGGGGATTGCGAGCTCGCGTTCTGCGCGGCCGCCGCGGAGGACGGCATCGAGCTCACCCGCGCCAAGGTGCCGTGGCTCAACCAACGAGGCCATCTCGGTCTGCCTGTCGGGGCGTCCGCCGCGGTCCCCGTAATGGAGGAGATCTTCTCGGCACTCGGCGGGATCGATGTCGAGCAAGCAGGTAAGCGTCTGACCGCGCTGCCGGGCGACTTCGTCCATCTCCCGACCGGAGTCTTCATCGAGGTGGACGAGAGCCAGCACTTCACCTCGTACCGACTGACGACCCTGGCGCTCTACCCTCCTGCCACGGTGCTCGGCTACGACCTGGACGAGTACCGGGAGCTCTGCGAGCGGTGGGTCCCGCGCTCGGACCGGTACCGCCAGGCGAAGGCGGCCATCGGATTCGGTTCTGGAGGTCGTCAGAGACAGCGCGCCTATCACGACGCTCTCCGCGATCTGGTCAACCCAGCGATGGGTCACACCCTCATCCGCGCGGCCGCACCAGACCGCGACGGAAGCGCTGCCTACGAAGCGGTGCGCTCAAGGCTGCGGGTTGCGTGCGGTGTCTGA
- a CDS encoding NACHT domain-containing protein, producing MPNDLRRYEAKLSGASEIWISHHSLESHDDKTLGDLYIQRDLQTLEGENVPTRSAIGFGRRVRAVVTGHPGDGKSTLTQHIMTMIADESESQAPLLIRVRELSAENLILDELVTAVQRLYQDTLVDRSDVETLLLLGRAYVIFDGLDEALEKSKRIKVVAQIQSFSRQYPLSAILVTCREVGYEDAPLDRTFSRFRLRPFTLAQTREYAEKWFSGEEGGLERVEPFMKEVAASPELAENPLMLSLLCALYKNRGHIPRNRRSVYSDCADLLFRRWDSMRDIDQPADHINHGQDIMEEIAMFFFRSESVQVGIEERQLRDVIAGYLRDSAGVLQGYSRQRASAFLEFCADRAWLLGVDGTRHGERVFVFTHRTFMEYFAAEGTVRTISDTARVADIIYGTYRKNPGSVLPELIVSAAEAGQRDRVRDIINALKDKERTVGTLLPLRLRIAGVLNLRPRHLDEMIEEAFSTLSGDWNANATTISSHLFALPRNPRERVGAYALNPSEIGRPEDAGLSPRRTNTLLRSWAEFSLETGVVQRGHEWEELLSSCWSQALANGGIQDEWTRFYGKHYLGITELDSALDKKWFASAVGGAPRPAGKAILAAGVLEGAIPPSLNEVHLEMDGSEKPHFSYGESKKLYEMLTAVLAEANRVPPDDCPESRRFALICAMVTWELTGRLGWVLEELEPLLGFKIASLVSHREENRIADAELDLLEAELEWERLKLPRASAAERAATKRSVNSLFPRWGKNWMSGGVSLLGDQFASRK from the coding sequence TTGCCGAACGATCTCAGGAGATACGAAGCCAAGCTGTCGGGCGCTTCGGAAATATGGATCTCTCATCACTCCCTGGAGTCTCATGACGACAAAACACTCGGAGATCTCTATATCCAGCGGGACCTGCAAACCCTTGAAGGCGAAAATGTCCCAACACGCAGCGCGATTGGTTTTGGTCGCAGAGTACGCGCAGTGGTCACAGGGCACCCAGGCGACGGCAAAAGCACATTGACCCAACACATCATGACTATGATCGCTGACGAAAGCGAATCGCAAGCCCCGCTCTTGATTCGCGTCCGTGAACTCAGTGCTGAGAACCTAATCTTAGATGAACTGGTCACCGCCGTGCAGCGACTGTATCAAGATACTTTGGTCGACCGCAGCGATGTTGAAACACTGCTGCTGCTGGGTAGGGCATATGTGATTTTCGACGGACTTGACGAAGCGCTCGAAAAGTCTAAGAGAATCAAAGTGGTAGCACAAATTCAAAGTTTCTCGAGACAGTATCCACTTAGCGCAATTCTGGTCACTTGCCGTGAAGTGGGATACGAAGATGCGCCCCTTGATCGAACATTTAGCCGGTTCAGGCTTCGCCCCTTCACGCTTGCCCAAACGCGAGAATATGCCGAAAAGTGGTTCTCCGGCGAGGAGGGGGGATTAGAGCGCGTTGAGCCGTTTATGAAGGAAGTTGCGGCATCCCCTGAGCTCGCAGAAAACCCACTGATGCTCTCGCTCCTGTGTGCGCTCTATAAGAATCGTGGCCATATTCCACGAAATCGCCGGTCCGTATATTCCGATTGCGCCGACCTCCTGTTTCGCCGCTGGGACTCAATGCGTGACATCGACCAGCCGGCGGATCACATTAATCACGGCCAAGATATTATGGAAGAGATCGCAATGTTCTTCTTCCGGAGCGAAAGCGTTCAAGTGGGTATAGAGGAGCGTCAACTGCGGGACGTGATTGCCGGGTACCTACGGGACAGCGCCGGGGTTCTCCAAGGATATTCACGCCAGCGGGCGAGCGCATTCCTTGAGTTCTGCGCGGATCGCGCGTGGTTACTCGGGGTGGATGGAACCCGTCACGGAGAGCGGGTCTTCGTTTTCACGCACCGCACCTTCATGGAGTACTTCGCAGCCGAAGGAACTGTGCGAACGATCTCGGATACTGCGCGAGTTGCGGACATCATCTACGGGACGTACCGGAAGAACCCAGGATCCGTCCTTCCGGAACTTATCGTCAGTGCGGCCGAAGCAGGCCAGCGTGATCGAGTTCGTGACATTATCAACGCGCTGAAGGACAAGGAACGAACCGTTGGCACCTTGCTGCCGCTTCGTTTGCGAATTGCCGGAGTTCTGAACTTGCGCCCACGACATCTTGACGAAATGATCGAAGAGGCGTTCTCGACCCTTTCAGGCGATTGGAACGCAAACGCAACAACAATCTCGAGTCACCTGTTTGCGCTGCCGCGCAACCCTAGGGAGCGAGTTGGGGCGTATGCCCTTAATCCATCTGAGATCGGCAGACCTGAGGATGCAGGGCTGTCTCCCCGAAGAACGAACACCCTGCTGAGATCGTGGGCCGAGTTCTCGCTTGAAACAGGCGTGGTCCAGCGCGGCCATGAGTGGGAAGAACTGCTGAGTTCCTGCTGGAGTCAGGCGTTAGCGAATGGCGGTATTCAAGACGAATGGACTCGCTTCTACGGGAAGCACTACTTGGGTATCACTGAACTTGACTCGGCTCTTGACAAAAAGTGGTTTGCTTCTGCAGTAGGGGGCGCTCCGCGGCCTGCCGGGAAGGCTATTCTTGCTGCTGGAGTTCTTGAGGGGGCTATCCCGCCAAGCCTGAATGAAGTGCACCTGGAGATGGATGGTAGCGAAAAGCCGCACTTTTCTTACGGTGAATCTAAGAAGCTCTATGAGATGCTGACAGCGGTGCTGGCTGAGGCGAATCGGGTGCCCCCGGACGACTGCCCGGAGTCGCGCAGGTTCGCGCTCATCTGCGCAATGGTCACCTGGGAACTCACCGGGCGCCTGGGATGGGTCCTGGAGGAACTTGAGCCCCTGCTCGGATTCAAGATTGCGTCGCTGGTATCCCACCGTGAGGAGAACCGAATAGCCGACGCCGAACTAGACCTGCTAGAGGCCGAGCTAGAGTGGGAGCGGCTTAAATTGCCGCGCGCTTCGGCAGCCGAGAGGGCCGCGACGAAGCGTTCCGTGAACAGCCTCTTCCCACGCTGGGGGAAGAACTGGATGTCCGGGGGGGTCAGCTTGCTCGGAGACCAGTTCGCCAGCCGTAAATGA
- a CDS encoding DoxX family protein encodes MQIAYWIIAALLAAFYAYAGALKILRSQEQLQPMMAWAGTDVPMPVVRFIGIVEVLGALGLVLPPLTGVAVELAVAAALGLTVLQVMAMGVHLRRGEQRESGMNVALIVLAAAATWLATSL; translated from the coding sequence ATGCAGATCGCCTACTGGATCATCGCCGCCCTGCTCGCTGCGTTCTATGCCTACGCCGGGGCACTCAAGATCCTTCGTAGTCAGGAGCAGCTGCAGCCCATGATGGCTTGGGCCGGGACCGACGTGCCGATGCCGGTGGTGAGGTTCATCGGCATCGTTGAGGTGCTCGGCGCCCTCGGTCTCGTGCTGCCTCCACTGACTGGTGTGGCGGTGGAGCTTGCCGTGGCGGCCGCTCTCGGGTTGACCGTCCTCCAGGTGATGGCGATGGGCGTGCACCTGCGCCGCGGAGAGCAGCGAGAGTCGGGGATGAACGTGGCGCTGATCGTCCTCGCCGCAGCCGCGACTTGGCTGGCAACCTCGCTCTGA
- a CDS encoding GNAT family N-acetyltransferase: protein MRACTSDDAAFLADLYADREVARFIGGDRLTAESAARHAQKFAAVWRSHGYGQSILVDKSSGEQIGRVGLHPWPEWDELELGWVLARRSQGRGLAQEAAQAWLAWASDVHPAPYLTAVIHPDNHASIRLAERLSFTFLRPDVTPWSDAVIYRHDLSARPGAS, encoded by the coding sequence CTGCGCGCCTGCACCTCGGACGACGCCGCGTTCCTGGCAGACCTGTACGCGGACCGAGAGGTTGCGCGCTTCATCGGAGGAGATCGGCTCACCGCCGAGAGCGCAGCGAGGCATGCGCAGAAGTTCGCGGCCGTGTGGCGTTCTCATGGCTATGGACAGTCGATCCTGGTCGACAAGTCATCCGGCGAGCAGATCGGACGAGTAGGGCTGCATCCGTGGCCGGAGTGGGACGAGCTCGAGCTCGGCTGGGTCCTGGCCCGGCGCAGCCAAGGTCGTGGACTGGCCCAGGAGGCTGCCCAAGCCTGGCTCGCGTGGGCATCAGACGTACACCCGGCGCCGTACCTCACGGCGGTCATCCACCCGGACAACCACGCGAGCATCCGGCTGGCCGAGCGGCTCTCCTTCACCTTCTTGCGCCCCGACGTGACGCCGTGGAGCGACGCCGTGATCTATCGCCACGACCTTTCCGCGAGGCCGGGCGCCAGCTGA
- a CDS encoding DnaB-like helicase C-terminal domain-containing protein, whose product MLLVVLTAERLLRVYDTNDATVPLAPSGVPALDGLTGGMAPGRVWIVVGTPGQGRTTLMAQWAAAIALEERQHVHLVTPSEAPAAIAARLLSLTGHLPLGQLAAHSTNSSHAESLAWAKERVAAMALSLFAEGEDTYVPEVHPFRAPTTPTALVIDDADLVGGVTPTAAKRWSDAGLFVLLSLPRHLVLTDSSSEADIDPAWGRVSDVVLEVRHRGLSNSRAAPGDAELQVHYNRRGHTRTVPVVHQAHFSRFVDPQP is encoded by the coding sequence ATGCTGCTGGTTGTGCTGACCGCCGAACGTCTACTCCGTGTCTACGACACCAACGATGCAACCGTGCCCCTGGCCCCCTCGGGGGTTCCCGCCTTGGATGGGCTTACCGGAGGGATGGCGCCTGGCCGTGTCTGGATCGTGGTCGGGACGCCCGGCCAGGGGCGGACGACCCTCATGGCCCAATGGGCCGCGGCCATCGCTCTCGAAGAACGGCAGCACGTCCATCTGGTCACCCCCAGCGAGGCGCCGGCCGCGATCGCGGCCCGGCTGCTCTCCCTCACTGGTCACCTCCCACTCGGACAGCTCGCTGCGCACAGCACGAACAGCTCGCACGCGGAGTCGCTCGCTTGGGCAAAGGAGAGGGTTGCCGCTATGGCACTGAGCCTGTTCGCCGAGGGCGAGGACACCTACGTGCCTGAGGTACACCCGTTTCGGGCTCCGACGACCCCGACTGCGCTTGTCATAGACGACGCGGACTTGGTGGGTGGAGTGACGCCCACCGCAGCCAAGCGGTGGTCGGACGCGGGTTTGTTCGTCCTCCTCTCCCTACCTCGGCATCTTGTACTGACTGATTCATCGTCTGAGGCCGACATCGACCCCGCCTGGGGGCGCGTGTCGGACGTGGTGCTCGAGGTCCGTCATCGCGGATTGTCGAATAGCCGGGCAGCGCCCGGGGACGCCGAACTTCAGGTGCACTACAACCGCCGGGGTCACACGCGCACCGTTCCGGTCGTGCACCAAGCTCACTTTTCGCGCTTCGTGGACCCGCAACCCTGA
- a CDS encoding DUF1697 domain-containing protein: MQYVVLLRGINVGGRNKVAMPALRDHLGEHFGAVRSYIQSGNVLLESDRSAAQVAAHIEQSLPTAFALDSALVRVLVLDEDAYRRVVAQAPPGFGDDPETYRYDVGFYLGATRDEVEPHLVANPEVDEVVCGDLAFYHRRVIALASRSWLTRIIGKPVYGSLTLRNWRTTTTLHGMLDAPA, encoded by the coding sequence ATGCAGTACGTCGTCCTCCTGCGCGGGATCAACGTCGGCGGTCGCAACAAGGTGGCGATGCCGGCGTTGCGCGACCACCTGGGCGAGCACTTCGGTGCCGTGCGCAGCTACATCCAGTCCGGCAACGTGCTGCTGGAGTCCGACCGGTCCGCGGCCCAGGTGGCCGCGCACATCGAGCAGAGCCTGCCGACGGCGTTCGCCCTCGACTCCGCACTGGTCCGGGTGCTGGTGCTCGACGAGGACGCCTACCGCCGGGTGGTCGCGCAGGCGCCGCCCGGCTTCGGCGACGACCCGGAGACCTACCGGTACGACGTGGGGTTCTACCTGGGCGCCACCCGCGACGAGGTGGAGCCGCACCTGGTGGCCAACCCCGAGGTCGACGAGGTGGTCTGCGGCGACCTGGCGTTCTACCACCGCCGGGTGATCGCGCTCGCCTCGCGCAGCTGGCTGACCCGGATCATCGGCAAGCCGGTCTACGGCTCGCTCACGCTGCGCAACTGGCGGACGACCACGACGCTGCACGGCATGCTCGACGCCCCGGCGTAG
- a CDS encoding nuclease-related domain-containing protein, whose product MSEQAVPDEKTMRLRYEGVCSVCAVALPAKATAVYDRSTKRVRCLTHDEAPVPEPVLDSPIDPGTPGASARREFERRAQRREQRIREKHPRIGGLLHALSDEPQSTTAWSTGASGEERCGQRLNALATDRLRVLHDRRIPGSRANIDHLAVTPTGVFVIDAKKYAGRPQLKVEGGLLRPRVGKLLVGRRDCTKVVDGVLKQMDVVRDALGGDAPVRGALCFVAADWPLIGGSFTIREMHVLWPKKLVPLLQAEGPLDVEAIDGTYRLLASKLPPA is encoded by the coding sequence GTGAGCGAGCAGGCGGTGCCGGACGAGAAGACGATGCGCCTGCGGTACGAAGGGGTGTGCAGCGTTTGTGCCGTCGCGCTCCCTGCCAAGGCGACGGCTGTGTACGACCGTTCCACCAAGAGGGTGCGGTGCCTCACCCACGACGAGGCCCCGGTACCCGAACCCGTGCTGGACTCACCGATCGATCCGGGCACTCCGGGGGCCTCGGCCCGCCGGGAGTTCGAGCGCCGTGCGCAACGGCGTGAGCAGCGCATCCGTGAGAAGCACCCACGCATCGGCGGCTTGTTGCACGCCCTGTCCGACGAGCCCCAGTCGACGACTGCTTGGAGCACCGGGGCGTCCGGTGAGGAGCGGTGTGGCCAGCGGCTGAACGCGCTGGCCACCGACCGGCTGCGTGTCCTGCACGATCGTCGGATCCCGGGAAGCCGCGCCAACATCGACCACCTCGCCGTCACCCCGACGGGCGTGTTCGTCATCGACGCCAAGAAGTACGCCGGACGTCCGCAGCTCAAGGTCGAGGGTGGACTGCTGCGGCCTCGAGTGGGGAAGCTCCTCGTCGGCCGGCGCGACTGCACGAAGGTGGTCGACGGCGTGCTCAAGCAGATGGACGTCGTGAGGGACGCGCTCGGAGGCGACGCCCCGGTGCGAGGGGCACTCTGCTTCGTGGCAGCCGACTGGCCGCTGATCGGAGGCTCCTTCACCATCCGCGAGATGCACGTGCTGTGGCCGAAGAAGCTCGTCCCGCTGCTCCAGGCGGAGGGTCCGCTCGATGTGGAGGCGATCGACGGGACGTACCGGTTGTTGGCGTCGAAACTTCCACCTGCCTGA
- a CDS encoding DUF6308 family protein produces the protein MRLPHLLQSLDNGPALAALGRYYGPDPSTPTSPFTGARFDTWDSTGTRWEDRNRFTADDLVAVTFLSVNVPAEAAIKLLDTDAQRFTDLLEALGDDRDLVDEGEAWSDDWAGWLLWSELMDLPGVGATTASKLLARKRPRLRPIYDTVVARVVGSETLWEPLRALLNAHPELHERLLHLRKEAGLHESISALRVFDVVTWMEGKYGADSA, from the coding sequence ATGCGACTTCCTCACCTCCTCCAGAGTCTTGACAATGGGCCAGCCCTTGCGGCTCTTGGGCGCTACTACGGTCCGGACCCGAGCACCCCGACCAGTCCGTTCACCGGCGCGCGCTTCGACACCTGGGACAGCACCGGCACCCGGTGGGAGGACCGAAACCGCTTTACCGCCGACGATCTCGTCGCGGTCACGTTCTTGTCGGTGAACGTGCCGGCAGAAGCAGCGATCAAGCTGCTCGACACCGACGCGCAGCGGTTCACCGATCTACTGGAAGCTCTCGGCGACGACCGCGACCTGGTCGACGAAGGCGAAGCGTGGAGTGATGACTGGGCGGGATGGCTCCTCTGGAGTGAGTTGATGGACCTGCCTGGCGTAGGGGCCACGACGGCCAGCAAGTTGCTGGCACGCAAGCGCCCGCGTCTCCGGCCCATCTACGACACCGTCGTCGCCAGAGTCGTCGGCTCGGAGACGCTCTGGGAACCGCTCCGAGCGCTTCTCAACGCACACCCTGAGTTGCATGAGCGTCTGCTGCACCTCCGCAAAGAGGCGGGCCTCCACGAATCCATTTCAGCGCTGCGCGTCTTCGACGTCGTCACCTGGATGGAAGGGAAGTACGGCGCAGACTCAGCCTGA